A stretch of DNA from Desmospora activa DSM 45169:
TAGGCTTCGACACGCCTACGCTCAGGAAGCTCAGATGAGAGACACCCGCTACAAGCCGGAGTGGAAGAAGCGGGAACGACAACGGTTTGCATCTTTGTTGAAAAGGGAGGAGCCTGTTCGCCTGTTGGAGATTGGTGCGGGTACAGGCCAGGACAGTCTCTTTTTTCACGAGGAGGGATTTGTCACTCTTGCGATAGATCTTTCCCCGGAGATGGTGGCGAAATGTAAAGAGAAAGGCTTGGATGCGCAAGTGATGGACGCCACCCATCTCCAATTTCCTGATAATTCGTTTGATGCGGTTTGGAGCTTCAATTGCCTCCTGCACCTACCCAAGCGAGAGTGGAATTCAATGTTAGCGGAGATTCGTCGGATATTGGCTCCGGGAGGATTATTTTATCTGGGCGTTTACGGGGGAAGGGATAGCGAAGGCATTTGGGAAGAGGACCACTGTAATCCAAAGCGCTTTTTTGCTTTCCATACAAATGATGCCTTATGTGAACGAGTGGAACAATACTTTCACATCCTTGATTTTCGTTCCTTCCGCCCAGAGGGCCAAGTGTTGGACCTTCAAGCCCTGACGCTGCAAGTGAAGGGGGAAGGCGATTAATGCCCCTTTTTTTCGATGTGTGAACTGTGGGATTCGATTGAGGAGAAATATCCAAACATAAAAAGGTAGTTTTTGAACGCAGTGGACACAATCCGATGTTTGAAGTCATTTGATGCTCAGTTATTAAGGTGGATTCACGGAGACGATTAGGTGCCTTGCGTTTACCGTCGCTTCTCTGATAATATAGATTGAACTGTATAGCAAACGGTTTTCTAGGGTTCCGCAGCGTATTCGCTGGACTGGTCCGAGAGAAAACGCACAACAACGGTTGTGTACACGGAGGGACAAAAGCCCGGGAGGATATCCTAATGGTATCTTCTCGGGCTTTTTATTTGATAAATGGGAGGGATGATCGTGAATCGAAGTTGGTTAAAAGTATTCGTTGCTGCTTTCTTTGAGGTTTTTTGGGTAATCGGGTTAAAATATGCCAATGATTTCTATGCATGGACGGGAACGGTGATCGCGATTATCATCAGCTTTACTTTTATGATTATGGCTGGACGCTCTTTGCCAACGGGAACGGTTTATGCCGTTTTTGTCGGCTTGGGAACAGCGGGCACCGTCTTTGCAGAGATCGCTTTTTTTGGAGAGCCGTTTTCAATGGCGAAATTACTGCTGATTCTGTTGTTGTTGGCTGGTGTTACTGGGTTAAAGTTAATCACAAAAATGGAGGCCGAAGGGTAATGGCATGGGTGTATCTCATTTTAGCCGGTCTCTTTGAGGTTGTCGGCGTCACCATGATCAATCAACTGCATCAAAATCGGGACTGGCGATCGTTTTTACTGTTGGTGCTGGGGTTTGGAACCAGTTTCGCTTTGCTTGCCGTGGCGATGAAAGAATTGCCAATGGGAACGGCCTATGCCGTTTGGACCGGGATCGGTGCA
This window harbors:
- a CDS encoding DMT family transporter — encoded protein: MNRSWLKVFVAAFFEVFWVIGLKYANDFYAWTGTVIAIIISFTFMIMAGRSLPTGTVYAVFVGLGTAGTVFAEIAFFGEPFSMAKLLLILLLLAGVTGLKLITKMEAEG
- a CDS encoding class I SAM-dependent methyltransferase, yielding MSELRSRLRHAYAQEAQMRDTRYKPEWKKRERQRFASLLKREEPVRLLEIGAGTGQDSLFFHEEGFVTLAIDLSPEMVAKCKEKGLDAQVMDATHLQFPDNSFDAVWSFNCLLHLPKREWNSMLAEIRRILAPGGLFYLGVYGGRDSEGIWEEDHCNPKRFFAFHTNDALCERVEQYFHILDFRSFRPEGQVLDLQALTLQVKGEGD
- a CDS encoding DMT family transporter is translated as MAWVYLILAGLFEVVGVTMINQLHQNRDWRSFLLLVLGFGTSFALLAVAMKELPMGTAYAVWTGIGAAGSALVGMAIYGEARDGWRLFFLALILIAVIGLKVVSG